The Miscanthus floridulus cultivar M001 chromosome 17, ASM1932011v1, whole genome shotgun sequence genome has a window encoding:
- the LOC136515901 gene encoding cytochrome P450 89A2-like, which translates to MGRRRYRIYRIWTSPEEFIPDRFMPGGEGEGVRLTIGSKEATKVMMLPFGAGRRICPGMGYAMLHLEYFLANLVTAFEWRAIEGEEEVDLKADHGFFTTMSYPLRVRAVPRAHLP; encoded by the exons ATGGGGAGGAGGAGATACCGGATCTACCGG ATATGGACATCTCCAGAAGAGTTCATCCCGGACAGGTTCATGCCTGGCGGGGAAGGGGAAGGCGTGCggttgaccatcggcagcaaggaGGCGACGAAGGTGATGATGCTGCCGTTCGGGGCCGGACGAAGGATCTGCCCGGGGATGGGATACGCCATGCTTCACCTGGAGTACTTCCTCGCGAACCTGGTCACGGCCTTCGAGTGGCGTGCGATTGAAGGGGAGGAAGAGGTGGATCTCAAGGCGGACCATGGGTTCTTCACCACCATGTCCTACCCCCTGCGAGTACGAGCTGTGCCGAGGGCTCACTTGCCATGA